A region from the Brassica napus cultivar Da-Ae chromosome C8, Da-Ae, whole genome shotgun sequence genome encodes:
- the LOC106367803 gene encoding uncharacterized protein LOC106367803 isoform X2, producing the protein MQTTDPSQPQSQQMMSFSFSSQMSREDEEMARSALSAFRAKEDEIEKRKMEVRERVKTQLGRVEEENRRLANIREELESMADPMRKEVSWVRKKIDSVNKELKPLGATVQKKEREYKEALDTFNEKNREKVQLLTKLMELVGESEKLRLKKLEELSMGVQTD; encoded by the exons ATGCAGACGACGGATCCTTCTCAGCCGCAGAGCCAGCAGATGATGAGCTTCAGCTTCAGCAGTCAGATGTCTAGAGAAGACGAGGAGATGGCTCGTTCTGCTCTCTCTGCTTTTAGGGCTAAAGAGGATGAGATCGAGAAGAGGAAAATGGAGGTTCGTGAACGGGTCAAGACTCAGCTTGGTCGGGTCGAGGAAGAAAACCGACGTCTCGCCAACATCCGCGAG GAGCTTGAGTCTATGGCAGATCCAATGAGGAAGGAAGTTTCTTGGGTGCGTAAGAAGATCGATAGCGTTAACAAAGAACTCAAACCATTAGGCGCAACCGTTCAAAAGAAg GAAAGGGAATATAAAGAGGCATTGGATACATTCAATGAGAAGAATCGTGAGAAAGTTCAGCTGCTCACCAAGCTAATGGAG TTGGTTGGAGAAAGCGAGAAGCTGAGGTTGAAGAAACTTGAGGAGCTTAGCATGGGCGTACAAACCGACTGA
- the LOC106367803 gene encoding uncharacterized protein LOC106367803 isoform X1, with protein sequence MQTTDPSQPQSQQMMSFSFSSQMSREDEEMARSALSAFRAKEDEIEKRKMEVRERVKTQLGRVEEENRRLANIREELESMADPMRKEVSWVRKKIDSVNKELKPLGATVQKKEREYKEALDTFNEKNREKVQLLTKLMEMGQLVGESEKLRLKKLEELSMGVQTD encoded by the exons ATGCAGACGACGGATCCTTCTCAGCCGCAGAGCCAGCAGATGATGAGCTTCAGCTTCAGCAGTCAGATGTCTAGAGAAGACGAGGAGATGGCTCGTTCTGCTCTCTCTGCTTTTAGGGCTAAAGAGGATGAGATCGAGAAGAGGAAAATGGAGGTTCGTGAACGGGTCAAGACTCAGCTTGGTCGGGTCGAGGAAGAAAACCGACGTCTCGCCAACATCCGCGAG GAGCTTGAGTCTATGGCAGATCCAATGAGGAAGGAAGTTTCTTGGGTGCGTAAGAAGATCGATAGCGTTAACAAAGAACTCAAACCATTAGGCGCAACCGTTCAAAAGAAg GAAAGGGAATATAAAGAGGCATTGGATACATTCAATGAGAAGAATCGTGAGAAAGTTCAGCTGCTCACCAAGCTAATGGAG ATGGGACAGTTGGTTGGAGAAAGCGAGAAGCTGAGGTTGAAGAAACTTGAGGAGCTTAGCATGGGCGTACAAACCGACTGA